The genome window ATGGTAATTTTAGTCCCATCGGGAGACGGGATGATGGTGCAGCTGCCATCTGCACTCCGAACTGCGTCTTCTGGAAGATTACCTATTTCATTCTTATTTGAATTCTCGCTAGGTTCGATTTTTTGATTTTCCGCAGCTGAGATTTCACTGAGGTTTTCATTCTGAACCATATCTTTACAAGATAGCAGAAGAATCATAGCGACCGTAGTTATAAATAATCTATATTTCATTGCCGTCTCTTTGATTTAGAATAAGCTAAACAACTTTTATTCTTGTCCACAATGATGCTCAAATACGCAAGAAGTTTTATATATTAATTTAACAAATATTATCGAATCGTTTTGGAGAGCCAACACTAGTGGCGAATTGAAACTGTAAAGTGTTGAAATATCAGAAGCTTATTTTTACAATTGAAGAATAAACTAAAAATGTGTCACCTATGTGAGTGATCCAATGTGTTACCCATGTGCCTTTCTATACAAATGTGGACATTTTTAATGTGACATAATATACATTATGGGAAGTTGCCAATCCAGTATGTTATGACAGAAAAAATCATGATCAAATTCGTTTTCCGTAAATTATTGATTTTTTTTCCGAAAAATAGTTCAAAAATACTCAAATAACTTCAAATAAATAGAAATATTCGTTGGAATAATTCATTTTTCTTCGTTAAATCTTAAAGCAACGCCCAGTTGCGAATACACCTGATATTGATAAGCGATGGCATCTCTAAGAAGCCATCGCTTTTTTTTATACTTGGCTCGGGTGTTCCTTCAAACGGATGTCTGGGTGATTTTTCGAGAAATAATTCATATCCCATTCCGTCTCAAATAGTAGAGCTGAGATTCCATTTTTATCAGTAGCTAGATTGACATTGGATGGAAGCTTTGCGATGTCAGAGTCAGTCACCCAACGAGAAACCTGATAAGGTAAAGGGTTCAAATTGGTCTCGACTTTGTATTCATCCGTAAGTCTTCGCTGAAATACTTCAAATTGCATCCGACCCATAGCTCCCACAATTGGGCTTCCAGATCCGATCGTTTTGGATTGGAACAAATGTAGTATTCCTTCTTCAGCAAGTTGCTCCAGTCCTTTTTTAAATCCTTTAAGAGACTGCGTATCCTTACAGGAAAGCGTTGCAAAAATTTCGGGAGCGAATACTGGAAGTGGTCGCAAATCTGGAGCCTTACCTTCGGAAAGTATATCTCCAATCTGAAAAGTCCCAGGATTGATAACTCCAATTATATCACCCGGATATGCTATATCAACTGTATTGCGATCTTGTCCAAAAAATGCAAACGAACTTGCAAGCTTAACTGGTTTATCCAGCCTATTGTGAATCGCTTGGATTCCCCGTTCAAATACACCAGAAGTAACTCGAATAAATGCAATCCTATCTCTATGCATGCGGTTCATATTCGCTTGAACTTTGAAAACAAAAGCAGAAAAAGGAGATTCTACTGGATCCAAAAGATTTCCATCTAACAAAGGCAGATGATCTGGAGCAGGAGCAAGATCCAAGAATTCATTTAAGAAAAGTTCAATTCCAAAATTATTTACTGCACTTCCAAAAAATACTGGAGAACACTGACCATTCAAGAACTCCTGCTTTTTAAAACCAGTGAGTCCTTCTTCGATTAGTTCGATATCTTCTCGAAATCTCTGAACAATATCTGCATCGTAGTTTTCATCTAATGTTTTGTCCATGGCGCCGGAGATTTTGAAACTAGGTTTCTTGGATCCGCTCGGTGTTTTGTCAAAAAGATACAAAGTCTTTTCTGCAAGCGAATAGACTCCTTTAAAATCAGGACCAGTTCCTAAAGGCCAGACCAATGGAATTGCATTGATGCCTAAAACTTTTTCAATCTCATCGAGTAAGACAAACATATCCTTAGTCGGACGATCCATCTTGTTGATAAAGGTGAGGATGGGAATTCCCCTATCTCGACATACTTTAAATAATTTAATGGTCTGAGCTTCGACACCTTTTCCTGCATCGAGAACCATCACTCCTGTATCTGCTGCCATTAGCGTACGATATGTATCTTCGGAAAAATCTTCGTGTCCAGGAGTGTCTAGCAAATTGAGAACATGATCTTTGTATTCAAATTGGAGAGCAGCCGAACTGATAGAAATTCCCCTCTCCTTTTCCATAGCCATCCAGTCAGAAGTTGCTGTTTTTCGGTCTTTTTTGGCTTTTACCATACCTGCAAGCTGGATCGCACCACCATAAAGAAGAAGCTTCTCGGTCAGAGTGGTTTTTCCAGCATCAGGATGGGCGATAATTGCAAATGTACGACGTCTTTGAACTTCTTTTCGAAGCAGTGCAGGATTCATGGTTTAATTCCAATTTTTTAAAATTAAGCGCACTGTCAAGAAAGGATGTTTTTTAGGTTTTTTTCATTTTTACCGAGATTAGAAATAGATTGACACTTCAAACAAAACATAGGAGGTTGATATTATGTCTCATTACAGACATGCCTGGATAGGTCTATTATGCCTTTGCCTACTCGGTCTCGACTTTCCCAAGTTGAAAACCGGTGAAGAAAGAGTTCTCAAAAATTTTCAAAATGCACTGCTTCATTATAACGCACGTGAATATTCTCTTGCAAGAGAAAAACTCTTAAACGTTCTCTCAGCAAAAGATGACTTCCCTCTTGCGCGTTTGTATTTATCCAGAACTTTATACCAATCTGGAGAATGGCTTGAGTCCCTAAGCGAGTTGGAAGAACTCAGAAAAACGAGTCCAAAAGATTCTGTCACTGTCAATCGCATTGAACTTTTGAAAATGGAATTGGGAGGTTTTGACCTAACATCATCAGAAAAAAGTTATTACCAATCCATTCAGGGGGACGAGCATAGGGGCTTTCGTTTTCGCAATCCTGTAGATATTAAATTAGATGAATCGGGCAACCTTTATCTTTTATCGTTTGGAACAACGAGCCTTATTAAATATGATCCGAATCTCACGCCTATTTGGATTAGCCAAGGTGGATTTTCACGTCAGATGAAAGGTCCTGTGGCAATGGATTATTGGGACGGAAGGTTTTTCGTTGCTGACTTCCCTTCTGACTATATTTATATATTTGATAAAAAAGGCAATTTTAAAGAAAGAATTGGTTCCACTGGTTCTGAGCTAAATCAATTTCGTGGTCCAAATGGAATCGCAATAGACCCAATTGGCAACACATATATCTCTGACATTGGCAACCAAAGAGTTGTTAAGTGGAACAAAATGCAAAAACCATTATTTGCTTTTGGACAATTTGGTCAAGGTAAGTTGAATCAGCCAGCAGGGATAGGTTGGTTCAAAAACGAAATCTATGTGATCGAAAAATCAAATCCTCGAATTCTAGTCTATGACGAAGAAGGGAATTATCTAAGATCCCTAAATTCCAAATATTTCAAAAAACCTCGATCTTTAGAATTTATCCAAGATAAGATTTATATTTCGGATGAAATATCTGGGCTAATCGAATTCAATCCAAAAACTACTTCTTATAAAACTATGGATAAATTTAAAGATTTATCTGGAAAATACAGAAATATTGATCGGATATTTGCAGCAAGACAAGACAGATATGGTTATTTATATACTACGGACTTCAACCGTCATCGAATAGATCTTTTTGCCCCCATTAACTTCCGTTTGAGTAATTTAAATTTAGAAATTGAAAAAATTGATACTAGTCGGTTTCCCAATATAACTCTTTTTCTAAATCTTAAGAATCGCAGAGGTCAAAGTATTAGAGGACTCAAAAGAGAAGATTTTGCGATGATTGAGAATGCAAATGATAAGAGTCTTTTTGAATTAAAAAATGCACAAAACTGGAACAATCGAATTACAGTGTCGATGGTTTTTGAGAATTCCGATTCTGTAATTGATGGTCATAAACGATTTCAATCTTGGATGCAGCCATTTTTTGACAAGATGACAAGAGAGGATAGAATAGAACTGATTCGAGCTGATCAAGATTCAACAAAAATACTTCCTTTTACAGTGTCCGAACGCAATCTATTCAAATCGATCCGAACA of Leptospira sp. GIMC2001 contains these proteins:
- a CDS encoding 6-bladed beta-propeller, whose amino-acid sequence is MSHYRHAWIGLLCLCLLGLDFPKLKTGEERVLKNFQNALLHYNAREYSLAREKLLNVLSAKDDFPLARLYLSRTLYQSGEWLESLSELEELRKTSPKDSVTVNRIELLKMELGGFDLTSSEKSYYQSIQGDEHRGFRFRNPVDIKLDESGNLYLLSFGTTSLIKYDPNLTPIWISQGGFSRQMKGPVAMDYWDGRFFVADFPSDYIYIFDKKGNFKERIGSTGSELNQFRGPNGIAIDPIGNTYISDIGNQRVVKWNKMQKPLFAFGQFGQGKLNQPAGIGWFKNEIYVIEKSNPRILVYDEEGNYLRSLNSKYFKKPRSLEFIQDKIYISDEISGLIEFNPKTTSYKTMDKFKDLSGKYRNIDRIFAARQDRYGYLYTTDFNRHRIDLFAPINFRLSNLNLEIEKIDTSRFPNITLFLNLKNRRGQSIRGLKREDFAMIENANDKSLFELKNAQNWNNRITVSMVFENSDSVIDGHKRFQSWMQPFFDKMTREDRIELIRADQDSTKILPFTVSERNLFKSIRTSTPQENFHTGKSIYLSIGNLSKELGPRAIVIFTSGKNSLSTKQYPLQKIIQYARAQSIQIYPITLEKPDSADESWNFLAEGSGGKLFSLDEVIEEDLYDLIKSHMDERYFLSYSTETKSSITGRWIPLELTVKYRDFGGKTEGGYFVP
- a CDS encoding peptide chain release factor 3 — protein: MNPALLRKEVQRRRTFAIIAHPDAGKTTLTEKLLLYGGAIQLAGMVKAKKDRKTATSDWMAMEKERGISISSAALQFEYKDHVLNLLDTPGHEDFSEDTYRTLMAADTGVMVLDAGKGVEAQTIKLFKVCRDRGIPILTFINKMDRPTKDMFVLLDEIEKVLGINAIPLVWPLGTGPDFKGVYSLAEKTLYLFDKTPSGSKKPSFKISGAMDKTLDENYDADIVQRFREDIELIEEGLTGFKKQEFLNGQCSPVFFGSAVNNFGIELFLNEFLDLAPAPDHLPLLDGNLLDPVESPFSAFVFKVQANMNRMHRDRIAFIRVTSGVFERGIQAIHNRLDKPVKLASSFAFFGQDRNTVDIAYPGDIIGVINPGTFQIGDILSEGKAPDLRPLPVFAPEIFATLSCKDTQSLKGFKKGLEQLAEEGILHLFQSKTIGSGSPIVGAMGRMQFEVFQRRLTDEYKVETNLNPLPYQVSRWVTDSDIAKLPSNVNLATDKNGISALLFETEWDMNYFSKNHPDIRLKEHPSQV